The following nucleotide sequence is from Acidimicrobiia bacterium.
CAGCCGGGCGTGGGTGAGGAAGCCGGTGTGGGCGACCATCCGGTGGTCGGGTCGCACCGACTGGCCGTCGACGTGCCACGTTCGCTGCAGCACCTCGAGTGTCTCGATCATGCCGAACGTGGATCCCGCGAGCTCCTCGCGCAGCCGCGCGACCTGGCCGATCGTGGGGAGGTACGCGAGCAGGATGCCGCCCGTGTGCATCGCCTCCTCGGCGTGCTTGACGACGCGCCACGGCTCGGGCAGATCGAGCAGCACGCGGTCGAGGGCGGTCGCGTCGATGCCCTCGTACACGTCGCGCACCTCGACCGTGAGCGGCAGGTCGGGTCCGAGGAAGCCCGCGACATTCGCCTGTGCGCGGCGCGCGAAGTCGTCGCGGATCTCGTAACCAGTGACGTGACCGGTGGTACCGATCGCGCGCAGGAGGGCGAGCGTGAGCGCGCCGGAGCCGACCCCGGATTCGAGCACCTGCGCACCGGGAAAGACGTCGGCGAGGATCAGGATCGGGCCGAGGTCCTTCGGGTAGATGACCTGCGCGCCGCGCGGCATCTCGAGCACGTACTCGGCCAGGGTCGGCCGGACCGCGACGAGCCGCGACCCGAGCGTGGTGCGCACGGTCGAGCCCTCGGGCGTGCCGATGAGCGCGTCGTGCTCGAGCACCCCGGTGTGCGTGTGGAACTGGCCCCCGACCGCGAGCGTGACGAGGTGACGGCGACGCTTGGCGTCGACGAGCAGCACGCGGTCGCCGGCGGCGAACGTTCGCGCCACCACCCCTACCTCCTGCCCGTGATCGTGATCGTGACCGCTTGCCGTTCAGCCACGGAGGCGGCTGCGGCCTTCTCGCGCAGGCGGCAGAACGCGCACACGTCGCCCGGTGTGGGCGCGCCACACACGGAGCACGCGCGCAACGCCTCGCGCTCCACGTTGGCATCAGGCGCGAAGCGTTCGTGGCCGCGCTCGAGGAACCCGAAGAGGAACGCGGCCTTCGTGCCGGGCGAGGAACTCTCGAGTGTGTTCAGCACGTCTTTGAACCCGAGGTGACGGTTACCGGCCGCCATCGGGCACTCCTCGACCTGATAGTCGATCCGGCGCAGCACGCAATACGCCGCGGTTTCGCGCTCGCCGAGCCGCACGAGCGGCTTCACCTTGCGCACGAAGCCGGGCGCGGCCGGCAGGATCGGATACTGACGGCCGAGGTACGCGGTGTCCCAACGCAACACGTTGCCGAGCAGCACCGCGGCCTCGTCGTCGAGGTTGTGCCCGGTGGCGACGACGTCGTAGCCGTTGTCGAGCGCGGCCGAGTTGAACAGATGGCGCTTCGAGAGCCCGCACGCGCCGCATGGTGCGCGCCGGGTGGCCGCCGCGGCGCCGGGAATGTCGTAGCCGTAGTCGCGCGCGAGGTCGATCTCGATGAGCGGCCGACCGACGGCGCGCGCGTGCTCACGCGCGTAGGTGGTCGATTCGTCGGAGTACTCGCCGATACCGAGGCCGAGATAGAGGCCGTCGGCCGCATAGCCGAGCCGGAGGAGGAGGTCCCACAGCGCGAGCGAGTCCTTGCCGCCCGACACCGCGACGAGCACGCGCTCCCCCGACGTGAGCATTCCGTGGGCGTCGATCGCACGCCGCACCTGCTCCTCGCAGTGGTGGAGGAAGTGATCGCGGCAGAACGCGGCATTGTGGCGGCGCACGTCGACGACTGCCGGCTCGCGGCACACGCGGCACTTCATTCGAAGCCCCCGGAGCCCCCGGAGATCACCGGGCGTATCTCGACCGCGGCCTCGTCGTCGATGCGGATGTCGCGGGTGACGAGCTCGTCACCGACGATCACGAGCACCGATTCGGGGTTGAGCTCGAAGTGCTCGAGGAGCCGGGCAACTGTCATGGGCCCGCGCAACTCGACCTCGCGGCGCGGGTTGCGCAGCAGCACCTTCACCGAAGACGACCTCTTGGCACTGAAACCAGGCTACCGGCCGAGTTTCCCGCTCTCGGCGGCTGCGCCGCCGGGCCGCTTGGGCCACGCCTCGCTGCGCCGCAGGGTACCTGCGGCGCGGACGCCCGGCTCTACTTTGCGCGCGGAATCTCGCGAATCTCGATGCCCTCACCGGGCCGGAGTTTCACGCGGAATACCTCGGGCTTGGCTGTCACCACGCGCTGGAGCAGTCGCAGTCCCTGCGCGGCGGCCGCGACGTAGAGCCAGCCGCGGGAACCGCTCCGCATCCCGCGCCGGAGCGCCGTGGTCGCGACTCGCGAGGTGACCCGGGCGGACCATCCGCGACGGAAGATATGGGCGGCTTCGGCGGCAGCACCGGCGGCGATCAAGTAGTCGCGGTTCGAGCGGGCCATCAGATCCGCCGTACCTCGACGATCGTGCTGCGCTTCCGGCCGCGGCGTCGCCCGACCAGGAAGGCAACGACGACGACACCGACCCCGAGAATGACGAGCGCCGGCTTCGCGGCCCCTCGTGCCACTTCCGTCGTGGTGTCGGTGAGCCCGCGGATCTCTTGGAGCTTGGCCTCGATGTCGGCGCGCGTCACCGTGGACTGTCCGTTTCCGGTCGCGACTGTCATCGTGCCTCCTTCTCGGCGCGTGAAGCGGTGCGCAACAGCCACACCGACGCTCCCCCGAGGATCAACGCGACCACCATGATCACGTAGGGCACCCACGACCAGTCGTCGGAAAAGGTGCCGTTGGTCTCGGTCTGGAGCGCGCGCAGGCCCGACAGGGCGAGGAACACCACACCGAAGCCGAGCAGGAGCGACCCGAGCAGCCCGAATCCGACGTAGCGACCGAGCTGCTTCAGCGGGACGAGCGTCTGTTGCTTGACGTAGGTGACAACCAGGTCGCGGAGCTCGGTGACGAGCTGCGGGAGCGGCGGCGGCCGCCGGTTGCCACTCGCGCCGGTGCGGGCCGGCTCGGTCGGGCTCGCGCTCGGATCAGGATCCATCGGGGCTCCTCGTTCGGTCGGGGATCATCGCCCGCCACCGCGCCCGATGCAAGGACCCGATGCGAGGAGACCCGATGCAAGGAGAAAGGTGCACGGAGCGGCGCCTCACCCTGCGGGCCCGGGAACGAGCTCGTCGGCCGTCGGGGCATCGGGATAGGTCGCGATGAGGGTGGCGGCATGGGCGCGCAGTCCCGCCGCCTTGCTCTCGGAGAAGTCCCCGTTGTCGAGGAACGCGAAACGCAACGACCGCCCGAGATCGACCATGCCGAGGAGCCCGCTGACGCCGTCGAGCGAGCCGGTCTTGCCGCGCATCTTCCCCGCAAGCGGTGTGTCGCCCAACTGGTCGAACAGCGTGCCGTTCCGTCCGGCCACGGGGAGCCCGTCCCAGAGCGCCCGCATCCCCGGCTGGTCACCGAGACCGAGCGTGGCAACGAGGATCCGGCACGTCACCCGGTTGTCGCGGTCGAGACCGGAGCCGTCGGTGAGGCTGAGGCCGTCCTCCGGCACCCCGAGCTCGGACAGCTTGGCGGCGGTCGCCGCCGTCCCGGCCGCGGTCGAGCCCTGCTGCCCCGGACGCACGCCGAGCTCCTTCGCGAACAGCTCGGCGCTCAGGTTGTCGCTCGAGCTGAGCATCGAGCTCACGACCGCGCGCAGCGGTTCGGAGTTGACCTTCGCCACCGGGGTCGCGTCCGCCGGTGCGTTCCCGCGCGTGGGTGCGCCCACCTGCACGCCGCGCGCGGCGAGCAGCCGGGTGAGCTCGCTGGCCGCGTACGCGGCCGGGTCGGTGACCGCGACCTTCCGCGGCGTCCACGTGCGGAAGCCGTCGTTCACGGTGAGCGCGCCGAGCGGGCCGACGTCACCGTCGGTGCGATACGAGTCTTTCCACGTCGGGACGTAGCGCTGGTCGTCGTAGCGCGAGTCGTCGGCGACGATCCCACCCGGGATCTGCTTCACTCCCGCGTCGACGATGCCGTCGGCGAGCGCCTCGAGGCTCGTGGTGACGTCGCCCTTTGTCTTGTCCTGCGTCTGGAGGAAGTCGCGGTACTCGTTCGTCGCGAGCACCGGGTCCCCGCTCCCGACCAGCCACACGTGGTCGACCGATCCGTCGGCCGGCGCAGCCGGTGCGACCACTTTC
It contains:
- a CDS encoding MoaD/ThiS family protein, whose protein sequence is MKVLLRNPRREVELRGPMTVARLLEHFELNPESVLVIVGDELVTRDIRIDDEAAVEIRPVISGGSGGFE
- the dacB gene encoding D-alanyl-D-alanine carboxypeptidase/D-alanyl-D-alanine-endopeptidase gives rise to the protein MSIGQRIMAAVFAIGAVLAVVFAFADGDEAGSATPPAAATTPLWSARRVPQPLVDAVGAQRLQRVLDSEIGGDGTCFLVDGSGAELASHNADAPFIGASTQKVLVAAAMLATFGPDFTYETKVVAPAAPADGSVDHVWLVGSGDPVLATNEYRDFLQTQDKTKGDVTTSLEALADGIVDAGVKQIPGGIVADDSRYDDQRYVPTWKDSYRTDGDVGPLGALTVNDGFRTWTPRKVAVTDPAAYAASELTRLLAARGVQVGAPTRGNAPADATPVAKVNSEPLRAVVSSMLSSSDNLSAELFAKELGVRPGQQGSTAAGTAATAAKLSELGVPEDGLSLTDGSGLDRDNRVTCRILVATLGLGDQPGMRALWDGLPVAGRNGTLFDQLGDTPLAGKMRGKTGSLDGVSGLLGMVDLGRSLRFAFLDNGDFSESKAAGLRAHAATLIATYPDAPTADELVPGPAG
- a CDS encoding tRNA (adenine-N1)-methyltransferase; this translates as MARTFAAGDRVLLVDAKRRRHLVTLAVGGQFHTHTGVLEHDALIGTPEGSTVRTTLGSRLVAVRPTLAEYVLEMPRGAQVIYPKDLGPILILADVFPGAQVLESGVGSGALTLALLRAIGTTGHVTGYEIRDDFARRAQANVAGFLGPDLPLTVEVRDVYEGIDATALDRVLLDLPEPWRVVKHAEEAMHTGGILLAYLPTIGQVARLREELAGSTFGMIETLEVLQRTWHVDGQSVRPDHRMVAHTGFLTHARLLAPGA
- a CDS encoding TIGR00269 family protein, with product MCREPAVVDVRRHNAAFCRDHFLHHCEEQVRRAIDAHGMLTSGERVLVAVSGGKDSLALWDLLLRLGYAADGLYLGLGIGEYSDESTTYAREHARAVGRPLIEIDLARDYGYDIPGAAAATRRAPCGACGLSKRHLFNSAALDNGYDVVATGHNLDDEAAVLLGNVLRWDTAYLGRQYPILPAAPGFVRKVKPLVRLGERETAAYCVLRRIDYQVEECPMAAGNRHLGFKDVLNTLESSSPGTKAAFLFGFLERGHERFAPDANVEREALRACSVCGAPTPGDVCAFCRLREKAAAASVAERQAVTITITGRR